Proteins encoded together in one Coregonus clupeaformis isolate EN_2021a unplaced genomic scaffold, ASM2061545v1 scaf3964, whole genome shotgun sequence window:
- the LOC123490433 gene encoding protein NLRC3-like — translation MKITDQNLANEIIKHMKTSRSLHIMCHMPVFCWISATVLEMMLKEAEKDEVPKTLTQMFTHFTLIQIIVKNKKYNKATETNPKELSQSDKEMILKLAELAFQQLQKGNLIFYEEDLRECGLDVTEASEYSALCTEIFKEESGLNQEKVYSFVHLSIQEFLAAVHALESWLDKKENVFSPKAVTSGYDDYDDDDDDDDDDDDEEYYEAFSVSDDDDEEKNDDEDDDYDEDEEKDDDDDE, via the coding sequence atgaAAATCACAGATCAGAATCTGGCCAATGAAATCATCAAACACatgaagacatcaaggagcctccacatcatgtgccacatgccagtcttctgttggatatcAGCCACTGTCCTTGAGATGATGCTGAAAGAGGCAGAGAAGGATGAAGTCCCCAAAACTCTGACCCAGATGTTCACACACTTCACGCTCATCCAAATCATTGTGaagaacaagaagtacaacaaagCCACAGAGACAAACCCAAAGGAACTGTCTCAGTCAGACAAAGAGATGATCCTGAAACTGGCAGAGCTGGCTTTCCAACAGCTGCAGAAGGGCAACCTGATCTTCTATGAGGAGGACCTGAGAGAGTGTGGCCTTGATGTCACAGAGGCATCAGAGTACTCAGCATTGTGTACAGAGATCTTTAAAGAAGAATCTGGGCTGAACCAAGAGAAGGTCTACAGctttgtgcatctgagcattcaggagtttctagcAGCAGTGCATGCTTTAGAATCATGGCTGGACaagaaggaaaatgttttttcccccaaagCAGTCACTAGTGGTTATGATGActacgatgatgatgatgatgatgatgatgatgatgatgatgaagagtacTATGAAGCGTTTTCAGTCAGTGATGATGATGACGAGGAGAAGAATGATGACGAAGATGATGACTATGATGAAGATGAGGagaaggatgatgatgatgatgag